In the genome of Candidatus Campbellbacteria bacterium, one region contains:
- a CDS encoding DUF1761 domain-containing protein, whose product MYIYINFTAIFAASVASFLLGWLWYSDFIFGRRWRTLNNVSEESHQQMSGDKKKMTKSMVLYFVSLVVMVGVLARTLFYMGAYGIGDGISTALWMWIGFVVPSMLGMVLWEKKSWEYYFINVGYLLLALITSGVILTLWR is encoded by the coding sequence ATGTACATCTACATAAATTTTACGGCGATTTTTGCAGCAAGTGTTGCGTCGTTTCTTTTGGGGTGGTTGTGGTATAGCGATTTTATTTTTGGTCGTCGTTGGCGCACGTTAAATAATGTTTCTGAAGAATCGCACCAACAAATGTCAGGCGACAAGAAAAAAATGACAAAATCAATGGTGCTGTACTTCGTGAGCCTCGTGGTGATGGTTGGCGTGTTGGCCCGAACACTTTTCTACATGGGCGCGTACGGTATTGGAGACGGTATTTCAACGGCCCTCTGGATGTGGATTGGATTTGTTGTGCCAAGTATGCTTGGTATGGTGCTCTGGGAGAAAAAATCTTGGGAATACTACTTCATTAATGTTGGGTACTTGCTCCTTGCTCTCAT
- the msrB gene encoding peptide-methionine (R)-S-oxide reductase MsrB, which yields MSEQRTQGWRGALTPEQRHVLWEKGTEAPFSGAYVHTNEKGVYRCVSCGAELFSSETKFDSKTGWPSFDQALPGATKLQKDEDDPMHRTEVVCAKCGGHLGHVFDDPSASPVGDSTESGSGQAILRNDGTPATKRYCINSVCLDLEPK from the coding sequence ATGTCAGAACAACGCACACAAGGTTGGCGAGGTGCATTGACCCCAGAACAACGGCATGTTCTGTGGGAAAAAGGAACAGAGGCACCTTTTTCAGGTGCGTATGTTCATACAAATGAAAAAGGTGTGTATCGCTGTGTGTCGTGTGGGGCCGAGCTCTTTTCTTCGGAAACAAAATTTGACTCAAAAACAGGGTGGCCATCATTTGACCAAGCGCTCCCAGGTGCAACCAAGTTACAAAAAGATGAGGATGACCCGATGCATCGAACAGAGGTTGTGTGTGCAAAGTGCGGAGGACACCTCGGACATGTTTTTGACGACCCCTCGGCTAGCCCAGTAGGTGATTCTACTGAATCAGGCTCGGGGCAGGCAATTCTTCGCAATGATGGTACGCCAGCAACAAAGCGGTATTGTATTAATTCTGTGTGTTTAGATTTAGAACCTAAATAG
- a CDS encoding A/G-specific adenine glycosylase has product MKLSVFKKAIWKYYQTHGRILPWRKTHDPYKILVSEIMLQQTQVDHVIPKYSLFVKKFNSFKVLANAKTSDVIKAWQGLGYNRRALNLQRAAREIVQKHNSKLPSSYSELVSLPGIGPYTAGALLAFAYNKPVVCIETNIRSVFLTHFADLRRLKRKSTRMIHDKELLPLIEKTLDHKNPREWYWALMDYGSHLKKTLPNPSRKSTHHTKQKPFNNSNRQLRGNILKLVSQKNVSEKTLFTRIQRKPIEIRRVLKTLKKEGFIKRQGKNISLV; this is encoded by the coding sequence ATGAAGCTTAGCGTTTTTAAAAAAGCCATTTGGAAATACTACCAAACGCATGGCCGTATATTGCCGTGGAGAAAAACACACGACCCCTACAAAATACTTGTGTCAGAAATAATGCTCCAACAAACACAAGTGGACCATGTGATACCGAAATATAGTTTGTTCGTTAAAAAGTTTAATAGTTTCAAGGTTTTAGCGAATGCAAAAACATCTGATGTTATTAAGGCCTGGCAAGGTTTGGGATACAACCGCCGGGCACTCAATCTGCAACGTGCAGCTCGAGAAATTGTACAAAAACACAACAGTAAACTTCCATCCTCCTACAGTGAGCTAGTTTCCCTTCCTGGAATTGGTCCATACACCGCAGGTGCTCTTTTGGCATTTGCATACAACAAACCTGTTGTATGTATTGAAACAAACATTAGAAGTGTGTTTCTCACACACTTCGCTGATTTACGCAGATTGAAACGCAAATCAACGCGGATGATTCACGATAAGGAATTGCTTCCACTGATTGAAAAAACTCTTGACCACAAAAACCCACGAGAATGGTACTGGGCGCTCATGGATTATGGTTCACACCTCAAAAAAACACTTCCCAACCCAAGTCGCAAGAGCACACACCACACAAAACAAAAACCTTTCAACAATTCAAACCGACAACTTCGTGGAAACATACTTAAACTAGTGTCTCAAAAAAATGTTTCCGAAAAAACACTTTTCACACGCATACAAAGAAAACCAATTGAAATACGAAGGGTACTCAAAACGCTTAAGAAAGAAGGGTTCATAAAAAGACAAGGAAAAAATATTTCTCTTGTATAA